From Bifidobacterium sp. ESL0790, one genomic window encodes:
- a CDS encoding homoserine kinase has translation MAAKAKVVKVRVPATSANLGSGFDTVGLALDFHDELTFTANDVATNGSADVDGENDGASDTAARVIIHGEGEDSLPRDETHLVVSTFRRACQALGLRRFGFTLEAHNNIPQARGMGSSAEAIVSGIAAAWAFAQGNNELDREAIFQMAASIEGHPDNVAPAVFGGLTASWNFETSEGVGSVAIPDGQPLQKGFHTVNYPVDPAMTATVFVPDYELSTERARQALPASVPYKDAIFNVSRVALLPEAMNPRLRADSDAGAGASQNVSDRSAAGPLSSLISDLRDSAKTFSALASRSNSLLFAATQDRLHQPYRKALMAPSWSLIEKLRAKGFAAAVSGAGPCVLVLHYGDASALIDKIASEELSGSHWRVLHLPVSPDGVQVSL, from the coding sequence ATGGCTGCGAAGGCGAAGGTTGTGAAGGTGCGCGTGCCTGCGACGAGCGCGAATCTCGGATCGGGTTTCGACACCGTCGGCCTCGCGCTCGATTTCCACGACGAGCTCACGTTCACCGCGAATGATGTGGCAACAAACGGTTCGGCGGATGTCGATGGCGAAAACGACGGCGCGAGCGACACCGCCGCGCGCGTCATCATCCACGGCGAAGGCGAGGATTCACTGCCCCGCGACGAGACCCATCTGGTGGTCTCCACCTTCCGTCGCGCTTGCCAGGCCTTGGGATTGCGCCGGTTCGGTTTCACGCTTGAGGCTCACAACAACATCCCGCAGGCCCGGGGAATGGGCTCATCGGCCGAGGCCATCGTCTCCGGCATCGCGGCCGCCTGGGCTTTCGCGCAAGGCAACAACGAGCTTGACCGCGAGGCGATTTTCCAGATGGCGGCGTCGATCGAAGGCCATCCCGACAACGTCGCGCCCGCGGTGTTCGGCGGCTTGACGGCCTCGTGGAATTTCGAGACCAGCGAGGGCGTCGGATCCGTCGCGATTCCTGACGGGCAGCCCCTGCAGAAGGGCTTCCATACGGTCAACTATCCGGTCGACCCAGCGATGACCGCCACGGTTTTCGTGCCCGATTACGAGCTTTCCACCGAGCGCGCGCGTCAGGCGTTGCCCGCTTCGGTGCCGTATAAGGACGCCATTTTCAACGTCTCCCGTGTCGCGCTGCTGCCCGAGGCGATGAATCCTCGCCTGCGTGCGGATTCGGATGCGGGCGCAGGTGCCAGCCAAAATGTTTCCGACCGCTCTGCCGCGGGGCCGCTTTCAAGTCTTATCTCAGATTTGCGAGATAGCGCGAAAACGTTCTCCGCGCTTGCCTCCCGTTCGAACTCACTGCTTTTCGCCGCCACGCAGGACCGTCTGCACCAGCCCTATCGCAAGGCTCTGATGGCGCCATCGTGGTCGCTTATCGAGAAGCTGCGCGCCAAGGGATTCGCCGCCGCCGTCTCGGGCGCCGGCCCTTGCGTGCTTGTGCTCCACTACGGCGACGCCTCCGCCCTAATCGACAAGATTGCCTCCGAGGAGCTGTCCGGCTCCCACTGGCGCGTCCTCCACCTCCCCGTGAGCCCCGACGGTGTCCAGGTTTCCCTCTGA
- a CDS encoding AEC family transporter, which produces MGLLNAMQGFVVIAVIIGTGYVAARFNIGGPTAQMVLNRYAFFVTNPFLMFAILSKEPIMEIFHPSIFVAFFSALAVGVLFLILNKIFFHMGPADATVGALNSLYLNSNNIGLPIATYILGNPALVAPILVMQQAIFTPIALTVLDYTTTGKMSVKKALMQPLHQPLLIGSLGGILVSAITAWIGFYPIPKFIFDPVNMIGQAAVPMILMAFGMSLHGTKPMQNKRSRSAVIAVTILKNIVMPLIAFLIAFFIMGFRGKVLYACVVLAALPAGQNVYNYAARYNVGMAFARDGVLISTVSSPIVIAIIAAFLS; this is translated from the coding sequence ATGGGTTTGCTGAACGCGATGCAAGGCTTCGTCGTGATCGCCGTCATCATCGGCACCGGCTACGTCGCCGCGCGCTTCAACATCGGCGGCCCGACCGCGCAGATGGTTCTGAACCGCTACGCCTTCTTCGTCACCAACCCGTTCCTCATGTTCGCTATCCTCTCCAAAGAGCCGATCATGGAGATCTTCCACCCCTCGATCTTCGTCGCGTTCTTCTCCGCGCTGGCCGTGGGCGTGCTCTTCCTGATCCTCAACAAGATCTTCTTCCATATGGGCCCGGCGGACGCGACGGTGGGCGCGCTCAACTCGCTCTACCTCAACTCCAACAACATCGGCCTGCCCATCGCCACCTACATTCTCGGCAACCCCGCGCTCGTGGCGCCGATTCTGGTGATGCAGCAGGCGATTTTCACGCCCATCGCGCTGACGGTTTTGGACTACACGACCACCGGCAAGATGTCGGTGAAGAAGGCGCTGATGCAGCCGTTGCACCAGCCGCTGCTCATCGGCTCGCTGGGCGGAATCCTCGTCTCGGCCATCACCGCGTGGATTGGCTTCTACCCCATCCCGAAGTTCATCTTCGACCCGGTCAACATGATCGGGCAGGCGGCGGTGCCGATGATCCTCATGGCGTTCGGCATGTCGCTGCACGGCACCAAGCCGATGCAAAACAAGCGCTCGCGCTCGGCCGTCATCGCGGTCACGATCTTGAAGAACATCGTGATGCCGCTGATCGCGTTCCTCATCGCGTTCTTCATCATGGGCTTCCGCGGCAAGGTGCTCTACGCCTGCGTGGTGCTCGCCGCGCTGCCCGCCGGCCAGAACGTCTACAATTACGCGGCCCGCTACAACGTCGGCATGGCGTTCGCGCGTGACGGCGTGCTGATCTCGACGGTCTCCAGCCCCATCGTCATCGCCATCATCGCAGCGTTCTTGAGTTAG
- the rpmA gene encoding 50S ribosomal protein L27 translates to MAHKKGASASRNGRDSSAQYLGVKKFGGEPVVAGNIIVRQRGTKFHAGENVGTGKDHTLFALSDGNVKFGVRRDRKVVDVVSE, encoded by the coding sequence ATGGCACATAAGAAGGGCGCATCCGCTTCCCGCAACGGTCGCGATTCGAGCGCGCAATACCTCGGCGTCAAGAAGTTCGGTGGCGAGCCTGTCGTCGCCGGCAACATCATCGTGCGTCAGCGTGGCACCAAGTTCCACGCCGGCGAGAATGTCGGCACCGGCAAGGATCACACCCTGTTCGCGCTGTCCGACGGCAACGTGAAGTTCGGCGTCCGCCGCGATCGCAAGGTCGTCGACGTCGTCTCCGAGTGA
- the proB gene encoding glutamate 5-kinase — MKQQKTEQGEQEVRDAVRQARTVVVKVGSSSLTKPSGHLDVERLNSLVEVLAKAKQRGTSVVLVSSGAIAAGFGPLGFDSRPQDVSTQQAAASVGQGLLMQHYETSFARFGVRVGQILLTADDTMHASRYRNAQRTLQRLVNLGVVPIVNENDALATNEIRFGDNDRLSTLVANLVRADALVLLTDVDGLYTAPPSQPDARHIDFVPDVDQALAEVSVGGSTSGVGSGGMVTKLEAARVAVSSGIPVVLTSATHAGDTLEGNQTGTAFAPAAHRDSSRRLWIGFAANPRGSLVADQGAVEAVLGGKASLLSAGVVEVHGEFSAGDPVWIDDESGNHIAKGLSGFDSEEIPRTLGRDTSQLKRLLGEEYAHPLVHRDDLVLL, encoded by the coding sequence ATGAAGCAGCAGAAGACCGAGCAGGGCGAGCAGGAGGTCCGCGATGCGGTGCGCCAGGCGCGCACGGTGGTGGTGAAGGTCGGTTCCAGCTCGTTGACCAAGCCGTCCGGCCATTTGGATGTCGAACGCCTCAACTCGCTGGTTGAGGTTTTGGCGAAAGCCAAGCAACGTGGCACGTCTGTGGTTTTGGTCTCCTCGGGCGCCATCGCGGCGGGTTTCGGCCCGCTGGGTTTTGATTCCCGACCGCAGGATGTCTCCACCCAGCAGGCCGCCGCCTCCGTGGGCCAAGGCCTGCTGATGCAGCATTACGAGACCTCGTTCGCCCGTTTCGGCGTGCGTGTCGGCCAGATTCTCCTGACCGCCGACGATACGATGCACGCTTCGCGCTATCGCAACGCCCAACGCACCTTGCAGCGCCTCGTGAACCTTGGTGTGGTGCCAATCGTCAACGAAAACGACGCGCTGGCCACCAACGAGATTCGTTTTGGCGATAACGACAGGCTTTCTACCTTGGTCGCCAACCTCGTGCGTGCTGACGCGCTGGTTCTGCTCACCGACGTCGACGGTCTCTATACTGCGCCTCCCAGCCAGCCGGACGCGCGCCACATCGATTTCGTCCCTGACGTGGATCAGGCGCTCGCCGAGGTGTCGGTGGGTGGCAGCACCTCGGGTGTCGGTTCGGGCGGCATGGTCACCAAACTTGAGGCCGCGCGCGTGGCCGTGTCGTCGGGCATCCCCGTGGTACTCACCAGCGCCACGCATGCCGGTGACACGTTGGAGGGCAACCAGACAGGCACCGCTTTCGCGCCTGCGGCCCACCGTGATTCCTCGCGCCGCCTGTGGATCGGGTTCGCCGCGAATCCCCGTGGTTCGCTGGTCGCCGATCAGGGTGCGGTGGAAGCCGTGCTCGGCGGCAAAGCAAGCCTCTTGTCCGCTGGTGTCGTGGAGGTGCATGGCGAGTTCTCCGCCGGCGATCCGGTGTGGATCGATGACGAGAGCGGCAACCATATCGCCAAAGGGCTTTCGGGATTCGATTCCGAGGAGATACCGCGCACCTTGGGCCGCGATACCAGCCAGCTCAAACGCCTGCTCGGCGAGGAATACGCCCATCCGCTTGTCCATCGCGACGATCTGGTCCTCCTGTAA
- a CDS encoding Maf family protein, translating into MSVPLILASQSPSRRNVLNAAGISPTIHVSHVDEPAAVAAEAEARGVAVEDLSCEQRVMILAQAKARSVYQAYRQVAEASQGASGEQVTAYPLEAEGTSKAEAGGNAGKMDNDSSTSFTTGKYAEETYDHHSTLTRDFSGVSVPVVAEPMDQALADHPGFAAAEVGPLIVGCDSMFLFEGEALGKPHTSEIARERLRAMRCKSGELWTGHCLIDFATGRQELASSHATVRFGDYSDRDIEAYIASGEPLEVAGCFTLEGLGGAFIDGVDGDPSGVLGLSLPLLRRMVEKMGVAWTDLWNVGLGKVAAAKMERMEAAAVSNSANAGSASDAKASAEAQAASIVPPKDNVHQPGDGWVQCACGRRHWGLNGAAGVLLARRDETTGEVTDVVMQHRAMWSAEGGTWGIPGGALADGESPIEGALRESYEEANITPEDIEVVGTHREEHGPWAYTTVFAFEKPGHTVNPHPNDDESMEIAWIPIDEVPHRKLLTAMNADWPRFVERLGDLARQYSGR; encoded by the coding sequence ATGTCTGTTCCGCTGATTCTCGCCTCGCAGTCGCCGTCACGACGCAACGTGCTCAATGCCGCCGGCATCAGCCCGACCATTCACGTCTCGCATGTGGATGAGCCGGCCGCCGTCGCTGCAGAGGCAGAGGCACGTGGCGTCGCAGTCGAGGATTTGAGCTGCGAGCAGCGCGTGATGATTTTGGCGCAGGCCAAGGCGCGGAGCGTGTATCAGGCGTATCGTCAGGTCGCCGAGGCGTCCCAGGGTGCCAGCGGCGAACAGGTCACCGCTTACCCGCTTGAGGCCGAGGGGACTTCGAAGGCCGAAGCTGGCGGCAATGCCGGGAAGATGGATAACGACAGTTCCACCAGCTTCACCACCGGCAAGTATGCCGAGGAAACCTACGACCACCATTCGACGCTAACCCGCGACTTTTCGGGTGTCTCCGTGCCCGTCGTCGCCGAACCGATGGATCAGGCTCTGGCGGATCATCCGGGCTTCGCTGCCGCGGAAGTCGGACCGTTGATTGTCGGTTGCGATTCCATGTTCCTCTTCGAGGGCGAGGCGTTGGGCAAGCCGCATACCTCGGAAATCGCGCGCGAACGCCTTCGCGCCATGCGCTGCAAGTCAGGGGAGCTGTGGACCGGCCACTGCCTCATCGATTTCGCGACGGGCCGTCAGGAGCTTGCCTCAAGCCATGCGACGGTGCGTTTCGGCGATTATTCCGACCGTGACATCGAGGCCTACATCGCGTCGGGCGAGCCGCTGGAAGTGGCGGGATGCTTCACGCTGGAAGGTCTTGGTGGCGCGTTCATCGACGGCGTTGACGGCGATCCGAGCGGCGTGCTCGGCCTGAGCCTGCCGTTGCTGCGCCGCATGGTCGAGAAGATGGGCGTCGCATGGACCGATTTGTGGAACGTCGGCCTTGGCAAGGTCGCGGCGGCGAAGATGGAAAGGATGGAAGCGGCAGCCGTTTCGAATAGCGCAAATGCCGGCTCTGCCAGTGATGCCAAGGCTTCCGCCGAAGCACAGGCCGCGTCGATCGTCCCGCCCAAAGACAACGTCCACCAACCGGGCGACGGTTGGGTGCAGTGCGCCTGCGGCCGTCGCCACTGGGGTCTCAACGGGGCCGCCGGTGTGCTGCTCGCCCGGCGGGATGAAACGACCGGTGAGGTCACCGATGTCGTAATGCAGCACCGCGCGATGTGGAGCGCGGAAGGCGGCACCTGGGGCATCCCCGGCGGCGCGCTCGCGGATGGCGAAAGCCCGATCGAGGGCGCCCTGCGTGAAAGCTACGAAGAGGCCAACATCACCCCGGAGGACATCGAGGTGGTCGGCACGCACCGCGAGGAGCACGGCCCCTGGGCCTACACCACGGTCTTCGCCTTCGAGAAGCCGGGCCACACGGTCAATCCGCATCCCAATGACGACGAGAGCATGGAGATCGCCTGGATTCCGATCGATGAGGTGCCCCACCGCAAGCTGCTGACGGCGATGAACGCCGATTGGCCGCGTTTCGTCGAGCGGTTGGGCGACTTGGCTCGTCAATATTCGGGTCGATAA
- the dapE gene encoding succinyl-diaminopimelate desuccinylase, whose product MKQGASRKAALEGLFGGLMEVRSVSDEETALADQVEAFLRGFAHLTVHRLGDTIVASTNLGRSKRVVLAGHLDTVPIIDNFPPVWLEPGDPRIREDVASKHPGERVMFGRGATDMKASDAVMLYLAATLTDPQYDLTYVFYDHEEVVAEKNGLGKVAAAHPEWIQGDFAIIGEPTDCGIEGGCNGTMRFDVITHGVAAHSARAWMGVNAIHKAAGILDRLAAYEPKDVTVDGLVYREGVNATLISGGKGTNVIPDECRVHVNYRFAPDKNLPEAKALMIGADAGAELGNGEHKATGGMFEGFDIEMKDESPSARPGMDAPLAVSLARLVERKTGRKPLAKLGWTDVARFSAIGVPAVNLGAGSPLLAHKADEQLPESDLTLMAGILEEWLRA is encoded by the coding sequence ATGAAGCAAGGGGCCTCGCGCAAGGCCGCGCTGGAGGGATTGTTCGGGGGGTTGATGGAGGTGCGTTCCGTCAGCGACGAGGAGACGGCGCTCGCCGACCAGGTCGAGGCGTTCCTGCGTGGTTTCGCACACCTCACCGTCCATCGGCTGGGCGATACCATCGTCGCCTCCACGAACCTCGGCCGTTCCAAGCGCGTCGTGCTCGCCGGCCATCTCGACACCGTGCCGATCATCGACAACTTCCCGCCGGTCTGGCTCGAGCCTGGCGATCCGCGTATTCGAGAGGACGTGGCCAGCAAACACCCTGGCGAACGCGTGATGTTCGGCCGCGGAGCCACCGATATGAAGGCCAGCGACGCGGTGATGCTCTATCTCGCCGCCACGCTCACGGATCCGCAATACGACCTCACCTACGTTTTCTACGATCATGAGGAGGTCGTCGCCGAGAAGAACGGCCTGGGCAAGGTCGCCGCCGCGCACCCCGAGTGGATCCAGGGCGATTTCGCCATCATCGGCGAGCCCACGGATTGCGGCATTGAGGGTGGCTGCAACGGCACCATGCGCTTCGACGTCATCACCCACGGCGTCGCCGCGCACTCGGCCCGCGCCTGGATGGGCGTCAATGCCATCCACAAGGCCGCCGGCATCCTCGACCGCCTGGCCGCCTACGAGCCCAAGGACGTCACCGTTGATGGCCTGGTCTACCGCGAAGGCGTCAACGCCACCTTGATTTCCGGAGGCAAGGGCACCAACGTCATCCCCGACGAGTGCCGCGTGCACGTCAACTACCGCTTCGCCCCCGACAAGAACCTGCCCGAAGCCAAGGCGCTCATGATTGGCGCGGACGCTGGAGCCGAGCTTGGAAACGGCGAGCACAAGGCGACTGGCGGCATGTTCGAGGGCTTCGACATCGAGATGAAGGACGAATCGCCCTCTGCGAGGCCCGGCATGGATGCGCCGCTCGCGGTGTCGTTGGCTCGGCTTGTGGAGCGCAAGACCGGACGCAAGCCGCTGGCGAAGCTCGGATGGACCGACGTGGCGCGCTTCTCCGCGATCGGTGTTCCGGCCGTCAACCTCGGCGCCGGCTCGCCGCTGCTGGCGCACAAAGCCGACGAGCAGCTGCCGGAAAGCGACCTGACGCTGATGGCCGGCATCCTCGAGGAGTGGCTGCGCGCCTAA
- a CDS encoding pyridoxal phosphate-dependent aminotransferase, which translates to MADWQTLSDRVDNVAPSATLAVDAKAKAMKAAGVDVIGFGAGEPNFPTPDYIVEAAANACRDPKNHRYTPTPGLPPLRKAVAAKTLRDSGYEVSPDQVVITNGGKQAVYEALQVIVNPGDEVIIPTPYWTTYPEAVKLAGGKPVEVFSDAEHGFEPSVEALEAARTPRTKAIMVNSPSNPTGAVWSEETMRAVGEWAVEHHVWVLSDEIYEHLTYDGVKTAYIGAVVPEVRDQLIVLNGVAKTYAMTGWRVGWLIGPEPVAKAAAKLQGHMTSNVADVSQQAALTAVAGPLDAVSQMRAAFDKRRKTIVAALNDIPGVTCRTPKGAFYAFADVRELLGRPVGPKGSVAKTSADLAALLLDEGHVAAVPGEAFGAPGFLRFSYALADDDLAEGMRRFKVWVG; encoded by the coding sequence ATGGCAGACTGGCAAACGTTGAGTGACCGTGTCGATAACGTGGCACCGAGCGCCACACTGGCCGTGGACGCGAAGGCCAAGGCGATGAAGGCCGCCGGCGTCGACGTCATCGGCTTCGGCGCGGGCGAGCCGAACTTCCCTACTCCCGACTACATCGTCGAGGCCGCCGCCAACGCCTGCCGCGACCCGAAGAACCACCGCTATACGCCGACGCCGGGCCTGCCCCCGCTGCGCAAGGCCGTCGCCGCCAAAACCCTGCGCGATTCCGGCTACGAGGTATCGCCCGACCAGGTCGTCATCACCAACGGTGGCAAGCAGGCCGTCTACGAGGCCTTGCAGGTCATCGTCAACCCCGGCGACGAGGTCATCATCCCCACACCATATTGGACCACATATCCCGAGGCCGTGAAACTGGCCGGCGGCAAGCCCGTCGAGGTCTTCAGCGACGCCGAGCACGGATTCGAGCCGAGCGTCGAGGCGCTTGAGGCCGCGCGAACTCCGCGCACCAAGGCGATCATGGTCAACTCCCCGTCGAACCCCACGGGTGCGGTGTGGAGCGAGGAGACCATGCGCGCGGTGGGCGAGTGGGCCGTCGAGCACCACGTCTGGGTGCTGAGCGACGAGATTTACGAACACTTGACCTATGACGGCGTGAAAACCGCGTATATCGGCGCGGTGGTGCCCGAGGTGCGCGACCAGCTCATCGTGCTCAACGGCGTGGCCAAGACCTACGCCATGACCGGCTGGCGCGTCGGCTGGCTCATCGGCCCCGAGCCGGTCGCCAAGGCCGCCGCCAAACTGCAGGGCCATATGACCTCCAACGTCGCCGACGTCTCGCAGCAGGCCGCGTTGACCGCGGTGGCCGGTCCGCTCGACGCCGTCTCACAGATGCGCGCCGCGTTCGACAAGCGCCGCAAGACTATCGTCGCCGCGTTGAACGATATCCCCGGCGTTACCTGCCGCACGCCCAAGGGCGCGTTCTACGCTTTCGCCGACGTGCGTGAGCTGCTCGGCCGTCCGGTCGGTCCCAAGGGCTCCGTCGCCAAGACGTCCGCCGATCTCGCGGCCCTGCTGCTCGACGAAGGCCACGTCGCCGCCGTGCCGGGCGAGGCGTTCGGAGCCCCCGGCTTCCTGCGCTTCTCGTACGCGCTCGCCGACGACGATCTGGCGGAGGGCATGCGCCGGTTCAAGGTGTGGGTCGGCTGA
- the rplU gene encoding 50S ribosomal protein L21, whose product MYAIVKASGHQEKVEVGDVILVNRLNAKKGDTVEFPVALVVDGAKVTLAAKDLAKHSVKAEVVDDEAKGPKINIQKFKNKTGVARRKGHRQPLSVIKITDIA is encoded by the coding sequence ATGTACGCGATTGTGAAGGCCAGTGGCCATCAGGAAAAGGTCGAGGTCGGTGACGTCATCCTGGTCAACCGGCTCAATGCGAAGAAGGGCGATACCGTGGAGTTCCCGGTCGCGCTCGTGGTCGACGGCGCCAAGGTGACGCTCGCCGCCAAGGATCTTGCCAAGCACTCCGTCAAGGCCGAGGTCGTTGACGATGAGGCCAAGGGCCCGAAGATCAACATTCAGAAGTTCAAGAACAAGACCGGTGTCGCCCGTCGCAAGGGCCATCGTCAGCCGCTCTCCGTCATCAAGATCACGGACATCGCCTGA
- a CDS encoding Rne/Rng family ribonuclease: MASANDNNNSSSESSAEGSTTRRRRGGRRVVRGAGAAGAALALKVEEREAKASAASQRALDSEDDKATTRSAGSRKTGSAASSRSRKSTGAGAGTSSSRTRARSRSYEGDDEERDEERNEDEERSGSSASSSRTRRSTGSRGGTATRGTRSRSVASRDDAEDDSPRRRTHAAADESSENGHSRGHGARPMTSLLFQEPVLPASGSGDGDDGDDEDDERSSRRGSAHSSRRARSRRGRSGEEREGREERDNRDSRDDRYDDDERETRSRRRGRGHRRDDERSDDYEFEDIEDFEQEPHRRRSRRLNAEERHAADEVEQIEEDLEDDDITYRPITDFEDDEQSSTRSRRRRRGGEKDSRRERGREGRESRDERNDRDDDEREGKSSKRRRSRQDREDRQERDERDSQEKDSRSETRRRRRRDREDESEEQPMTRRRHRRRGGKDDEGESRESRSQGRSRKQQYIDEITDIAGSTRLEAKKQRRRDNRRERGRQNQLMEQSFLARRENVERLMVVRERGQHTQISVIEDNVLVEHYVSDIQEVATVGNIYLGRVQNVLPSMEAAFVDIGQPRNGVLYAGEVNWDATRLEGRPRRIELAFKSGDPVLVQVTKDPIGHKGARLTSQVTLAGRFLVLVPSGGMTGVSRKLPERERGRLKSIVSKIAPKDMGVIIRTAAEGASEEALKKDLENLKGQWAKIEDKRKLYRNGKRAKLLQGEPDVAIRVVRDIFNDDFSKLIVEGDKVYERIEEYLDTMAPDLKDRLEKWDPEEHQGKDVFDKWQIDSQLRKGMERQVYLPSGGSIVIDRTEAMTTIDVNTGRFIGKGKSLEETVTRCNLEASEEIARQLRLRDIGGMIMIDYVDMVMPANRDLVLRRLVECLARDRTKHQVAEVTSLGLVQMTRKRIGQGLVEAFSEECPTCKGRGFILHDEPTISSDYSDPYAMKGGDPFVHTNKHGHGTAPEVQAPKGSSPAVKAKLAQIAAAAVAANDEENAENQDEESSAGKSDKGDTQSSATNESNDSKDAKD, translated from the coding sequence ATGGCATCAGCCAACGATAATAACAATTCATCATCCGAATCATCCGCAGAGGGCTCAACCACCCGCCGCCGTCGTGGTGGCAGGCGCGTGGTCCGTGGCGCAGGTGCCGCCGGCGCGGCCCTCGCGTTGAAGGTGGAGGAGCGCGAGGCCAAGGCCAGCGCCGCTTCCCAGCGGGCTTTGGATTCCGAAGACGACAAAGCCACAACGCGAAGCGCGGGAAGCCGCAAGACCGGTTCCGCCGCTTCGTCTCGCAGCCGCAAATCCACTGGTGCCGGCGCCGGCACCAGTTCCTCCCGTACCCGCGCGCGTTCGCGTTCGTATGAGGGTGACGATGAGGAACGTGACGAAGAACGCAACGAGGATGAGGAGCGTTCCGGTTCCTCGGCATCCTCCAGCCGTACCCGTCGCAGCACGGGCTCGCGTGGCGGCACCGCCACGCGTGGCACTCGGTCCCGTTCCGTCGCAAGCCGCGACGATGCTGAAGACGATTCGCCCCGCAGGCGTACTCATGCCGCGGCCGATGAATCGAGCGAAAACGGCCATTCAAGGGGCCATGGCGCGCGTCCGATGACGTCGCTGCTGTTCCAGGAGCCGGTGCTGCCGGCCTCAGGTTCGGGCGACGGTGACGACGGCGATGATGAGGACGACGAGCGTTCGTCCCGTCGCGGCTCGGCTCATTCGTCCCGCAGGGCCCGTTCGCGTCGTGGCCGTTCCGGTGAGGAACGTGAGGGCCGTGAGGAACGCGATAATCGCGACAGCCGTGATGATCGTTACGACGACGATGAGCGTGAGACCCGTTCGCGCCGTCGTGGCCGTGGCCATCGCCGCGATGATGAGCGTTCCGACGACTATGAGTTCGAGGATATCGAAGACTTCGAGCAGGAACCGCACCGCCGCCGTTCCCGCCGGCTCAACGCCGAGGAGCGCCACGCCGCCGACGAGGTGGAGCAGATCGAGGAGGACCTCGAGGATGACGACATCACCTATCGTCCGATAACCGATTTCGAGGATGACGAGCAGTCGTCCACCCGTTCGCGCCGTCGCCGCAGGGGCGGGGAGAAGGACTCTCGTCGCGAGCGTGGGCGTGAGGGCCGCGAAAGCCGTGACGAGCGCAACGATCGTGATGACGATGAGCGTGAGGGCAAGTCGTCGAAGCGTCGTCGTTCGCGCCAGGACCGCGAGGATCGCCAGGAGCGCGACGAACGCGATAGCCAGGAAAAGGATTCACGCTCCGAAACCCGTCGCCGTCGTCGCCGCGACCGCGAGGACGAGAGCGAAGAGCAGCCGATGACCCGTCGCCGCCACCGTCGCCGCGGAGGTAAGGACGACGAGGGCGAATCGCGTGAATCCCGCTCGCAGGGCCGTTCGCGCAAGCAGCAGTACATCGACGAGATCACCGATATCGCCGGCTCCACACGTCTTGAGGCCAAGAAGCAGCGCCGCCGCGACAATCGCCGTGAGCGCGGGCGTCAGAACCAGCTCATGGAGCAGAGTTTCCTCGCCCGTCGCGAGAACGTCGAGCGTCTGATGGTCGTGCGCGAGCGTGGCCAGCACACCCAGATCTCCGTGATTGAGGACAACGTGCTCGTGGAGCATTACGTCTCCGACATCCAGGAGGTCGCCACCGTCGGCAACATCTATCTGGGCCGCGTGCAAAATGTGCTGCCCAGCATGGAGGCCGCGTTCGTCGACATCGGCCAGCCCCGCAACGGCGTGCTCTACGCCGGCGAGGTCAACTGGGACGCCACCCGTCTCGAAGGCCGTCCGCGCCGCATCGAGCTGGCGTTCAAGTCTGGCGACCCGGTTCTGGTGCAGGTCACCAAGGACCCGATTGGCCACAAGGGCGCGCGCCTTACCTCGCAGGTCACCTTGGCCGGCCGCTTCCTCGTGTTGGTGCCTTCGGGCGGCATGACCGGCGTGAGCCGCAAGCTGCCGGAGCGCGAGCGTGGGCGTCTGAAGTCCATCGTCTCCAAGATCGCGCCGAAGGATATGGGCGTCATCATCCGCACCGCCGCCGAGGGCGCGAGCGAGGAGGCCCTGAAGAAGGACCTCGAGAACCTCAAGGGCCAGTGGGCCAAGATCGAGGACAAGCGCAAGCTTTACCGCAACGGCAAGCGCGCCAAGCTGCTGCAGGGCGAGCCGGACGTCGCCATCCGCGTGGTGCGCGACATCTTCAACGATGACTTCTCCAAGCTGATCGTCGAGGGCGACAAGGTCTACGAGCGCATCGAGGAATACCTCGACACCATGGCCCCCGACTTGAAGGACCGCCTTGAAAAGTGGGACCCCGAGGAGCACCAGGGCAAGGACGTGTTCGACAAGTGGCAGATCGACTCCCAGCTGCGCAAGGGCATGGAGCGTCAGGTCTACCTCCCGAGCGGCGGCTCGATCGTCATCGACCGCACGGAGGCCATGACCACCATCGACGTCAACACCGGCCGGTTCATCGGCAAGGGCAAGTCTCTTGAGGAGACGGTCACCCGTTGCAATCTCGAGGCGTCGGAAGAGATCGCCCGCCAGCTGCGTCTGCGCGACATCGGCGGCATGATCATGATCGATTACGTCGACATGGTGATGCCCGCCAACCGCGACCTCGTGCTGCGCCGCTTGGTCGAGTGCCTCGCGCGCGACCGCACCAAGCACCAGGTGGCCGAGGTCACCTCGCTCGGCCTCGTGCAGATGACCCGCAAGCGTATCGGCCAGGGCCTGGTCGAGGCGTTCTCCGAGGAGTGCCCGACCTGCAAGGGTCGCGGTTTCATCCTCCACGACGAGCCCACGATCTCGTCCGATTACTCCGATCCCTACGCCATGAAGGGCGGCGATCCGTTCGTGCACACCAACAAGCACGGCCACGGCACCGCTCCCGAGGTGCAGGCGCCCAAGGGCTCGAGCCCGGCGGTGAAGGCCAAGCTCGCGCAGATCGCGGCGGCGGCCGTCGCGGCCAACGACGAGGAGAACGCGGAGAATCAGGACGAGGAGTCGTCCGCGGGCAAGTCCGATAAGGGCGATACCCAATCCAGCGCGACCAACGAATCCAATGATTCGAAGGACGCGAAGGACTGA